From one Bacteroidota bacterium genomic stretch:
- a CDS encoding response regulator, translating into MKSQKDEVMQILLVEDNPGDIRLTQEALKEGSIRNELHVVKDGVEAIDYLKRKGKYTNQPTPDIILLDLNLPRKDGREVLAEIKADENLKLIPVIILTTSDADLDIQKSYKLHANCFITKPVDLDQFIFIIRQIETFWFTVVKLPAKKF; encoded by the coding sequence ATGAAATCCCAAAAGGATGAAGTAATGCAGATTTTACTGGTGGAAGATAACCCCGGTGATATCCGATTAACGCAGGAAGCCCTGAAAGAGGGCTCCATTCGTAATGAATTGCATGTGGTAAAAGATGGCGTTGAAGCTATTGATTACCTTAAACGAAAAGGGAAATATACCAACCAGCCCACACCCGATATCATTCTCCTTGATTTAAATTTACCACGCAAAGACGGCCGTGAAGTATTGGCCGAAATTAAAGCTGACGAGAACCTTAAATTAATTCCGGTGATTATTCTGACAACATCCGATGCTGACCTGGATATACAAAAGAGTTACAAATTGCACGCAAATTGTTTTATCACCAAACCTGTCGACCTTGACCAGTTTATTTTTATTATCCGACAAATAGAAACATTCTGGTTTACTGTGGTAAAACTTCCGGCAAAAAAATTTTGA